ATACCATCACAAATACCTATAACAGGGAATTCTACAGGAGTCCCTCCTCCAGCAGAAATACCCAGTTTAACCGCTTGAGCAATTTCATTTAAATGAAAATGTCCTGGTATTATTTCATTGTGAGCATTCACTACTCCTATCAAAGGTTTATTTAAATCTTCTGGCAAATAGCCCATTGCATACATCAATGATCTATGGGGTGCACGGGCTACCCCCTTAGTAATTTCACTACTTCTCATTGTCAAACCTCCCACTCTAATTTATTCAAATTTTAAACACTTATATTTTTTACCACATATATTAGGTTATAGTTTAACAATAATATGGAAGGCTAACAATTAAATCTATTACTGAATTTTCTTAAAAATTTGCTCCTTATCTTTTTGATTTTTTTGTCATATATTATGATTTTTTTGTTTTCTTTCCATTATCTTTTTTCTATATCTACTGGGCATACAATTTTTATATTTTTTAAACATAACACTAAAATAGCTAAAATCTTCAAATCCTACCTTTTCTGATATTTCCTTTAATGTAAGCTGATAATTTTCCATATATTCAACCGCCTTATTAATTCTTGTTATATTTAGATATTCTGATAAATTTATCCCCTCAATTTTTTTAAACAATTTCGAAAAGTAATAAGGACTAAACCCTACATAGTCAGATATGTCTTTTAAATAAATTTTTTTATCTATGTTTTTATCTATATATCTTTTACTTATATAGATTTGTCTTTCATTGGGAGTCATCTTGTATTCTTTTAATACATCTAGTATGTCTTTAACAAACTTTATTAAAATATTTTTAATAGAAACCATATTATCTTCTTTTAATATTTCTTTTTGCGACGAATCTTTTACTAAAATAGCTTTCTTCATAGTCATCTCATCAAAGAATAATGATCTTATTATTACGCCTAATATCTCAATTAAATAATTTTTAACTTGAACTATGTCTGTAATGGAAAGTAAATAATTGTCAAACATTTCTTCAACTGCATTTAATGCCCCTTCTTTATCTTCTACCTTAATATACTCCACAAATTTTGATTCAAAACTAATCATGTCCGTTGTTGACCTTGTTGATTGTTTCCTTTCATCTGATTTTTTTAAATTATTATTTATTGTCTCTAATAATGTATTAGGTGCTATAGGTTTTAATAAATAGTCATCCGCACCTAGCTTTATAGCCCTTTGGGCATATTTAAACTCATCATAGGCAGTGAGTATTATTATTTTGACCCAAGGCCAATCTTTTTTTATCTCTTCTGTTGCTTTAAGTCCATCCATTTCAGACATCTTTATATCCATAAATATTAAGTCAGGCTTAAATAGCCTGACTTTTTCGATTGCAGTTAAGCCATCATGGGCTTCATCAATATTTACTTTAATGTTTTCCCTTCTTAATACATATTTAAAATACTCTCTAGATATCTTTTCATCATCTACAATTAATAATCTATTCACTTAAAACACTCCTTTTCTTATTATAGGAATAGTGATAAATACATCCGTACCTACGCCATAAACACTACTTATATCAATCTTAAAATTGTCCTTATAATAATATTTCAGCCTTTTTTTTAAATTCATAAGTCCTAATCCAGTACTTGTATCTGATATGTTATTTTCACAATTTTTTATCTTTATTAATTTTTCATCTTTTATTCCCATTCCATTATCACTTACAGCTAAAAATATTTTTTCACATTTTTTCTTTATAGATATTTTTATTATCCCATTTCTATCTAAATTACTAAATCCATGAGCAATAGCATTTTCCACCAAAGGTTGTATTGTCATAAAAGGAATACTTTCATTCATTATAGTATTATCAATATCCAGTATAATCTTTATACCTTCATCAAATCTCTTGTTTTGAATCAATATATAATCTTTTATATAGTTTATTTCCTCTTCCACAGTTATCAAATCTTGGGACTTAGATAAACTTGTTCTTAATAAATTAGAAAGAGCAAAAGTAGTATCTGCTGCTTCTTCTGCCCCCTTCATATATGCCAATTGTCCTATTACACTAAGGGTGTTAAATAAAAAATGTGGACTTATCTGTGCTTGTATTAATTTCATTTTTGTATCTAACAATGCCTTTTCCATTTGATTTTGTATATTATTTTGATTCAATAATTCTAGAGTTTTTTTGTGCATTTCTTCATGTATAAAACTTTTAATTCCCAGCTCTACTATAGATTTATTTATAACCTTCAAAAAATCCATTATTGCATATATCCGTCCCATTGTGACCTTTTTAATGCTTAAATATGCATTCCTAATAGTATCGAAGTCTTTTTTATCTATATTTTTACCTATCTTATCTATAATTTCATGAGAATGCTCATTTAATATTACTGGACCACATAATATACTCCCAATATACTTGTCATTAAAATATATAGGAGATTCTATTTTTACAAGATCATAACAACAGGGTACTATAATTGCTTCCTTACCTTCTGCCTTGATATCATTGTTTATCAGTTTACACTGATTATTATATTTTTTTATAAAACTACAAAATTCCAGTGTATTACTAGGCTTAGTTAGCATTTTTCCATCTTCATCTCTTATAACAATACATAAATTCAGTGCATTTGCCAAACCATCTTGAGTATGCTGGAGCATATCTATATCTAATTTATCCATAACATTGTCTATAGCATAATCAGACAAGAGGTCTATATCCGGAATAAAATTGTCCATTTTAAGGTTGTTAGCATTATATACTATAATCATCTCTAAAGGAGTATTTCCTAGATTCCTAATGTCATGTTCAATATAAGGTGGCATATGATATACAGTGCCAGGTATTAGGGGATAATACTTTTCATTTACCCAATGTTCTCCTCTTCCTGATATAGTATATAAGATTTGTTCATCAGCAGTATGGAGGTGCTTTCCTTGACGCTTATTAGGTAAAAAAGTAACATGACCTACGGTCATTTTTCCAGTATTAAGGTTTTCTCTTTCATTTAACCATTTTACATTTCCCCAATCAAAATACTGTTTAACTGCCCTAAGACCATTAAAATATGAATTATTATTTTCCAAAACAATACCTCCATTTTCAAATATTATATTTTGACATTTAGATAATAATTGTCCATAGTTTTTACTGATTATTCTGCTATATCAATAGCATATGTATTTTTTATATTTCATATAAATAGAACATCATTAATTATAAGTATATAATAATTTAGATATTTCTTTAAATACTTCTTTTTACTCCTGCAAAAATTCTTCAGCAGAGTATAATGCTATTCCTTTTTTTATAATAGTTATAATTTTACCGCATCTCCAATATATTATTTGAGAAAAATATGAATTTTCCAAAAAAAATGTTAGAATATATTTATAAACATTCTATTAATGGAGGGATATTATGTCAAGTTCTTTCCACTCAGTAATATTAAAAGATGATTTATGTATTGGTTGTACAAATTGTATAAAGGGATGTCCTACTGAGGCAATAAGAGTTCGTAATGAAAAGGCTAAAATAATTGAGAGTAAATGCATAGACTGTGGTGAGTGTATTAGAAGATGCCCTGAACATGCAAAAGACAGCGTATCTGATTCTATAGATGAATTAGACTCCTTTAAATATAAAATAGCACTTCCAGCCCCTAGCCTATATTCTCAATTTGGCAAAAATACAGATATAGGAAAAATACTGTATTCTTTAAAACTAGTAGGATTTGACCACATATTTGAAGTCTCAAGAGCTGCAGATATTGTATCTGATTATACACAAAAAATAGTAGCTACATCTAGTATATCTCCCTTAATTTCTTCATCATGTCCAGTTGTCGTGAGACTAATACAAGTTAGATTCCCAAGCTTGATTAAACATATATTACCACTGGAATCCCCTATGGAAATAGCAGGAAATATAGCTCGAAAAGAAGCCTGTCAAAGGATGAATCTTAAACCTTCTGATATTGGTATATTTTTTATCAGCCCTTGCCCAGCTAAGGTAACCAGTGTAAAAAATCCCATTGGATCTAATCATTCTTCTGTAGATAGAGTTATTTCTTTTAAAGATATATATCCATATATCCTTAAAAACTTGAAATCTTGCAAAGATACACTTCCATTCTATCTATCGGGAAAAGCCATAGGATGGGCACGTTCTGGAGGTGAAACCTATTCTTTGGGTATCAATGATTATATATGTGTAGATGGTATAGAAAATGTAATAAATATTTTAGATGACATAGAAGACCATAGGTTAACAGGAGTAAGATTTGCAGAACTATTATCTTGCAGAAATGGGTGTGTTGGTGGAGTTTTATCATTAGAAAACTCTTTCATAGCTAGAAA
This DNA window, taken from Clostridiisalibacter paucivorans DSM 22131, encodes the following:
- a CDS encoding response regulator, with protein sequence MNRLLIVDDEKISREYFKYVLRRENIKVNIDEAHDGLTAIEKVRLFKPDLIFMDIKMSEMDGLKATEEIKKDWPWVKIIILTAYDEFKYAQRAIKLGADDYLLKPIAPNTLLETINNNLKKSDERKQSTRSTTDMISFESKFVEYIKVEDKEGALNAVEEMFDNYLLSITDIVQVKNYLIEILGVIIRSLFFDEMTMKKAILVKDSSQKEILKEDNMVSIKNILIKFVKDILDVLKEYKMTPNERQIYISKRYIDKNIDKKIYLKDISDYVGFSPYYFSKLFKKIEGINLSEYLNITRINKAVEYMENYQLTLKEISEKVGFEDFSYFSVMFKKYKNCMPSRYRKKIMERKQKNHNI
- a CDS encoding [Fe-Fe] hydrogenase large subunit C-terminal domain-containing protein; translation: MSSSFHSVILKDDLCIGCTNCIKGCPTEAIRVRNEKAKIIESKCIDCGECIRRCPEHAKDSVSDSIDELDSFKYKIALPAPSLYSQFGKNTDIGKILYSLKLVGFDHIFEVSRAADIVSDYTQKIVATSSISPLISSSCPVVVRLIQVRFPSLIKHILPLESPMEIAGNIARKEACQRMNLKPSDIGIFFISPCPAKVTSVKNPIGSNHSSVDRVISFKDIYPYILKNLKSCKDTLPFYLSGKAIGWARSGGETYSLGINDYICVDGIENVINILDDIEDHRLTGVRFAELLSCRNGCVGGVLSLENSFIARNLIRQISESFQYANSSQQYNLSKEDIFLTNPILPRKSNIFGDDVSIAMEKMSKVLEIKEQLPGLDCGACGSPSCQVMAEDIVLGETTLDDCMVLFKKKLEDEYSINKNSEA
- a CDS encoding PocR ligand-binding domain-containing protein, whose product is MENNNSYFNGLRAVKQYFDWGNVKWLNERENLNTGKMTVGHVTFLPNKRQGKHLHTADEQILYTISGRGEHWVNEKYYPLIPGTVYHMPPYIEHDIRNLGNTPLEMIIVYNANNLKMDNFIPDIDLLSDYAIDNVMDKLDIDMLQHTQDGLANALNLCIVIRDEDGKMLTKPSNTLEFCSFIKKYNNQCKLINNDIKAEGKEAIIVPCCYDLVKIESPIYFNDKYIGSILCGPVILNEHSHEIIDKIGKNIDKKDFDTIRNAYLSIKKVTMGRIYAIMDFLKVINKSIVELGIKSFIHEEMHKKTLELLNQNNIQNQMEKALLDTKMKLIQAQISPHFLFNTLSVIGQLAYMKGAEEAADTTFALSNLLRTSLSKSQDLITVEEEINYIKDYILIQNKRFDEGIKIILDIDNTIMNESIPFMTIQPLVENAIAHGFSNLDRNGIIKISIKKKCEKIFLAVSDNGMGIKDEKLIKIKNCENNISDTSTGLGLMNLKKRLKYYYKDNFKIDISSVYGVGTDVFITIPIIRKGVF